A DNA window from Lutra lutra chromosome 8, mLutLut1.2, whole genome shotgun sequence contains the following coding sequences:
- the LOC125107130 gene encoding LOW QUALITY PROTEIN: P antigen family member 4-like (The sequence of the model RefSeq protein was modified relative to this genomic sequence to represent the inferred CDS: deleted 1 base in 1 codon) encodes MSARVRSKSRGKGDGKKSSKLDEPGVAKQPGKKTPQKKEPPTEDPDIEPGQEREEGACGVQEPELEAEIQEKEKDLEKTRGERGDGRDVKGKTTPDLAFAKVQEAGDGQS; translated from the exons ATGAGTGCTCGAGTAAGATCAAAATCTAGAGGAaagggagatggaaaaaaatcttctaagCTGGATGAACCTGGAGTTGCTAAGCAACCAGGTAAGAAA ACACCTCAAAAAAAGGAACCACCTACTGAGGATCCAGATATTGAGCCTggacaagagagagaagaaggagcatGTGGGGTTCAAGAACCTGAATTGGAAGCTGAaatccaggaaaaggaaaaggatctGGAAAAGACTAGGGGTGAGCGTGGAGATGGCCGTGATGTGAAAGGGAAGACTACACCTGATCTAGCATTTGCTAAAGTTCAAGAAGCAGGTGATGGACAGTCAtaa